DNA sequence from the Candidatus Sericytochromatia bacterium genome:
AATCTGGAGCCATGATCCAAGCCCTGCAAAGCCAGGTTGACGTGGGTGTCGCCTTCCGTGCCCTTGTGGCAGGGCTCAATGGCGTGCTCGCTGGCATGGTGGAGGCCTTCCAGCGGACAGTGATGGCGCTGCTGGCATCCTTGGGTCTGGGACTGTGGTTCAACCTTGTCTTGAAGCGTCGCCAGGGGCTCATGGTCCAGGTGGCGGCCGCGGTGGAGCGCTTTGTAGTTCCCCTGGTCCAGCCGCAGGCCAGCGTTGAAGACATGCCGGAGACGTTGGCGCAACTGCTGACGGCTACCCGTGAAGGTTTTGCGACGATCGCCAAAGACAACGGACTGGTGCGCGAAGTTGCCCTGTCCAGCCTGTCCGCGCTCCATCAAATGTTGGCCGAGCGCAAACAGGCGGAGGACCAGCATCAGTCACTACTGAATTCTCTCAACGAAGACCTTCACGGGACCGTGACGTCTTTGCGTGGGGTCGTGGAACGCCACGCTGAACTATCGAGCCAGTTGGTGGCAGCCTTGATGACGCTCGACTCCCGGCGTCAACCGCACATCCTGGAAGATCTTCCGCGCGTGCTGACCTCGTTGCATACGGGCTTCGAGCGTCAGGCGGAAGCCGTGGGGAGCCTCAACGCTCGCCTGATGGACAGCCAGAACCGACAGAGTGAGCTGATGGCCGAGCAGGTGGTAGCCTTAGGGGAAATGGCCAAGGCGCAGCAAGACAACGCCCAAGCGCGCGCCGCGGCGGATACGGCGAAAGGGCTCCAAGAGCTCAGGACCTTGTTTTCACAGTTGGTGACGCTCCTCGAGGCTCGCGAGCGCGACGTGCCCGTCCAAGCTTATCGTCAAGCCGACGTCCACACGTCATCAGGTGAACCCGAGGCAGTGGTTGCGTTTCAGGGCCAGCTGCTCCATATGATCTTGCAGTGCCTGGAGCGTCCCTGGTGGCGCAGGTTGATGGATGACTTCGGGGCCTTGAGGGATCCACACCACCGCCCCAAGTACCGCAGGTTGGGTCACGCGACCCGACGCAAACACGACGCCGAAGCCACGATGCCGTCATCAGCCGGGGTCGCGGGTGCCAATGTCACACAGGCACAAGGTGAGGCGGCTTCGTGAGGCGCCACCGCGGCAGCGAGGATCTGTTCAACTTCTGGCCCGCCTTCACGGACGGGATGACAGGTCTGTTTTTGGCGGTCATCATCCTGTTCCTGACGCTGAGCGTTCAAAACTTCGTGAACGTCATTCGCCTCATCGAACTCGAGTCGCTGGTGGGACGCATCGACAAGGAGGTGCTTCAACCCCTTCGGGGGCCCGATGCCAAAGCCGACCGTGGCTCCCTGCGCTTGGGTGAAGCCGTGCTGTTCGACTTCGACTCTTCCGTCCTCCGTCCGGAGGGAAAGACACGCCTTGCCGGCATCGGGCTCAAGCTGAAGGGGGTGCTGGACAAGTTTGGTGCGGGCTCTGTCACCAGCCTGCAGGTCAGCATTGAGGGGCACACGGACAGCCAGGGTTCTGCCGACTACAACTTGGAACTGTCCGACAAACGCGCGCGCGCCGTCGCAGAATTCTGGGAGTCTGCGTGCGGGCTCTCGAGAGCGAAATATGACATCATCGCCGTGGGGCGTGGCCCATTCCGCCCGCTGGTTTCAAATGCGCGCTCCGAACGTGACCTGGCACTGAATCGCCGCATTGAGATTCGTATCTATCCCCGTTTCGACTCGTTGATTGAAGTTCTTATGGGAAAGCATTCATCGGCGGCGAATGAAGCCCCGGAAATGCCCCCTCACGCTCCAGGAAAGATGATCAGGCAATCACCCAATGCCCGATGACGATCTTCACGAGGTCCCATTGAGTGTTGCAGAGACCTTTACGCTGGTTGCTGCTGGAACATTTGGCGGGTTGCTCGGTTCGCTGGTGTATTCCGTCTTACTCTACGTCCTCGATGGCCTCTGGTGTTGGCCTTGGCAGGTTCTTAGCAGGACATTCTGGGAAGCCGGCGCCTCGATCGTCGTTGCCCAATGTTGCCCTTTTCTTGCTCCGGTAGTGGGCATCGTCTTCCTGGTGCGCGCCTCAGGCTTCTTCGGTTGCATCCTGATTGGGGCAGCCCTCGGCCTGCAACTCGTCGGGCAGTTCGCTCGACGCCGGTCGTAGCCGTGGACTCTTACCTTCGCTGGTTGGTGCCCGCCTTCGTTGCCGGCGTCATCTTGTTTCTGGCTGCCAGCGGTTCACTGTTTTCCATCTACGTGATGATGGAGGCCTGCCGCGCTGACGGTGCGGCGGCAAGAAGCCTTATAGGCTTGTGTCACCAGCTTCCGGCACGTTCACTCTTTTTTGGCGCTGAACAGTTTCCCCTATGCGCGCGATGTATGGGCGGCTATCTCGGTTTTGCTTTGGGAGGGCTTTGGCTACTCGCAACAAGGCGGGCGGTGCTGCTGTGCCCGTTGCTAGTTGTGTTTGGATTGGCAGACAAGTTGGTCGGCATGATCGGGGGCGGAGACAGCACGAACGAGGTGCGCGTACTGCTCGGCTTGATGTTGGGCAGCGGCCTTTCCGGCTGCTTGTGGCAGGTTGGTCTGGTGCTCTGGCGAGAGGCTCTGCGCCGAGGGCTACAGCGCCATCTCTGCTGGATCATGCGGGGTGAGGTCGGGTCACCGAGGACCTGATGCAACGCC
Encoded proteins:
- a CDS encoding OmpA family protein, encoding MAVIILFLTLSVQNFVNVIRLIELESLVGRIDKEVLQPLRGPDAKADRGSLRLGEAVLFDFDSSVLRPEGKTRLAGIGLKLKGVLDKFGAGSVTSLQVSIEGHTDSQGSADYNLELSDKRARAVAEFWESACGLSRAKYDIIAVGRGPFRPLVSNARSERDLALNRRIEIRIYPRFDSLIEVLMGKHSSAANEAPEMPPHAPGKMIRQSPNAR
- a CDS encoding DUF2085 domain-containing protein, which gives rise to MEACRADGAAARSLIGLCHQLPARSLFFGAEQFPLCARCMGGYLGFALGGLWLLATRRAVLLCPLLVVFGLADKLVGMIGGGDSTNEVRVLLGLMLGSGLSGCLWQVGLVLWREALRRGLQRHLCWIMRGEVGSPRT